A region of the Alphaproteobacteria bacterium genome:
TGTCGCGCGGACAACGGAACTGCGATCGGCTTGAGGGCCGGTCCGAAAATTCAGGAAAGAGGGAGAATTCAGATGCGTTTGAAAGACAAGGTGGCCATCGTCACGGGTGGTTCGGTCGGTATCGGCGCGGCAATCGCCAAACGCTATGCGGCAGAGGGTGCGACCGTCGCCACGGTCTACAAGAGTAACGATGCGGGCGCGGCCGGGATCATCAAGGAGATCACGGATGCCGGCGGCAAGGGCAAGGCGTTCAAGTCCGACGTGTCCAAGGTTAAGAACATCGAGAAATTGGTGGCGGACGTTATCGCGGAGTTCGGCCGGGTTGATATTCTGGTGAATAATGCGGGTGTGTTCCGCACCGTTCCCGTGATGGAAACGACCGAAGAAATCTGGGATGAGCAGCTCGATCTCAACCTCAAGGGCTATTTCTTCATGGTGAAGAGCCTCGTACCGCATTTCCGCGAGAATGACGGCGGCAAGGTGGTCAATATCTCATCAATCGCCGGTACCGGCGCGTTTCCGAACTGCCCGGGATATTGCGCGTCCAAGGGTGGGGTCGTGAACATGACCCGCGCGCTTGCCGCCGAACTCGGCAAGGAAAAGATCAACGTCAATTCCATCGCACCGGGTAACGTTGCGACGCCGCTCAACGCGCATCTGCGCGGTCCCGGCAACGAGGAGTATATGGAGCTGATGAAGACCTTCACGCCGACGGGAATAGATTTCATCGACCCCGAGGACATGACCGGCACGGCCGTGTTTCTGGCGACGGAGGATTCACGCATGATCCACGGCGAGACGGTGATCGTCGATGCCGGCTGGTCCGTCTGGTAGGAGCCGGTCTTGCTCAATCGCGAAGGTGCGCATTTCCTGCTGCTGAACGTCGGTCACTTCTTCGACCATCTGTTCATGCTCATCTTCGCGACCGCGGCGGCGCTGGCACTCTCGCGCGATTGGGGAATGAGCTACGGACAGCTGATAACCTATGCGACGCCGGGATTCATCGCGTTTGCGGTCTTCACTATCCCCGCCGGCTGGCTCGCCGACCGATGGAGCCGCGAAGGAATGATGGCGGTTTTCTTCATCGGTATCGGCGCATCCTCTGCCTTGACTGCACTCGCCGATACGCCCCTGCAGATGGCGTTCGGCCTCTTCGCCATCGGCATGTTCGCGGCGATCTATCACCCGGTCGGTATTGCGCTGGTCGTACACGGACGTACGCGAACCGGGGTGCCGATCGCGGTGAACGGTGTTTTCGGCAATCTCGGAGTCGCGTCGGCGGCTTTGATCACGGCGTTGCTGATCGACAATATCGGCTGGCGGTCCGCATTCGTCTGGCCGGGCCTCGTCTCCATGGCCCTGGGCCTTGTCTACATCGCCGTGGTGCGCGGGCGCAGCCATGAGGCACAGGCGCGTGCACGGCCGGATGCCGTCGGTGGCGCCGCATCTCTGACGCTTGATCGGGGAACCATGATCCGGGTGCTTGTCATCGTCCTCGTCACATCGTCGCTGGGTGGGCTGATTTTTCAGAGCACCACATTCAGTCTGCCGAAGGTGTTCGATGAGCAGCTCGGCGATCTGGCCGTGTCCGCAACCGCGGTCGGGTCCTATGCGTTCCTGGCCTTCGCGATTGCTTCGGTTGGCCAGCTCGTCGTGGGATACCTTGTGGACCGTATGCCCGTGCGTCGCGTGTTCATGGTCGTGGCGGCCCTGCAGGCCGCTCTGTTCTCGCTGATGCCGGGTCTGTCGGGTTGGAGCGCCTTGCTGGTCGCCGTGGCGTTCATGTTCGCCGTCTTCAGTCAGATCCCGATCAACGATGTACTGATTGGTCGTGTCGCGCGCAGCGACTGGCGGGCGCGGGTTTACGCCCTGCGCTACACGATCAACTTCTCGATCATCGCCTCTTCGGTGCCGCTCATCGGCTGGATACACGGGCGCTGGGGATTCGATACCCTGTTCGTGCTGCTGGCAATCACGGCTGTCGGGATTCTGACCGCCGCGTCGCTGCTGCCCGCGTTGCGGTTCGCCACGGCGCCGGCCGAGTAGGAAGCCTAGTTCAGCTTGAAACCTTTTTTGCGAATATAGGCGCCGAAATCGGTGCGCTGGGGCTCGTTGTATTGGCGCGCCTTGTCTTCGGACCATGTGTAGGGGTCGCGGGTGCCGAAACGGTCGGGTTCTCGCTGTGACCCATAGGGGCGGAGATTCGCGCGCCGCGCGTCATAGGCCTCGATCGCATCCCACTGGACGTCGTCGTCGTAGGTATCTGTGTGGACGGTGGCGGCAAGCGGCAGGCGCAAGTTGATCCTCGGTGTGCGGGCCGGCCAGCCCAGGGTCATGCCGGCCACGGGGAATACCCAGTCGGGCAGGCCGAGCAACGCGTTGACCGTCTCGAGATGGTCGCGAATGGTGCTGATCGGACAGGTGCCGAGCCCCGCGGCATCGGCGGCCAGCACGAATGCGGACAGCGCGATCCCGGCGTCCACGCCGGCGTTGAAAAACGCGTCGAGATGATCATTTTCGAACGGGTGGCCGTGGCGCTCGTGGATCTGGCGCAGGCGACGGTTGTTGCCACAGAAGACGAGAAACACCGGCGCGTCGGCGATCCAGGGGCTGCCCGGGAACAGCGCATTGATCGCGGCGCGCTTGTCCGGATCCTCCACGATAATGATATCGCGCTGCTGGAGATCGCTCTTGGTCGGGGACGCGAGCGCGAGCGCACATAGCTGGCGAACCAGATCGGGACTCAAGGGCGTGTCCGTGTAACTGCGGCAGGATTGGTGGTTGGCGATGGAATGCCAGAGCGCGGCATCCGGTGCGTCTGGGATATCCTGTGGCGCGTCGTCAAAGCGAAGTTGCAGCAGCTCGTCGATGTCTGGGGCGTCGGCCATGATATGTCGTCTTTCCGTGATGTCCTGGCATGTCTGCCCGACCGTGCGGGGCTAAGCGTCCGGCAGTTGATGGTCGCCAAACTGCTCGCGTAGCCTGGTCTTGAGAACCTTGCCCGTCGCGCCCAGCGGCAGCTCGTCGATGTAGACCGTGTCATCCGGCAAACACCATTTGGCCAGCTTGTCGCGCATGAACGCCGTCAATTCCGCATGGCTCGGCTGTTCTTCGGCGGCGGGCACGACGATCAGAAGGGGGCGCTCGTCCCATTTCGGGTGGGGAACGCCGATGACGGCCGCCTGGGCGACATCCGGATGGCTCATGGCGAGGTTCTCGATCTCGATCGAGCTGATCCATTCTCCTCCTGATTTGATGACGTCCTTGGACCGGTCCGTGATCTCCATATAGCCGTCGGGATCGATGGTGGCGACGTCGCCCGTGGCGAACCAGCCTTCGGTGTTGCGTACTTCGGAATTTTCCAGCTTGAAGTAATTGTCGATAATCCAGGGGCCGCGAACCTGCAGGTCTCCGAAGGCCTTTCCGTCATGGGGCAGTGCCTTGCCGGCATCGTCTGTGATCCGCATCTCGACTCCGAACACCGGACGTCCCTGCTTGGTCTGCTGTCGCAGCCGTGTCGTCTTGTCGGTCATCGATGGTTTGGGAATGGAGACGGTGCCGAGGGGGCTCATCTCGGTCATGCCCCAGGCGTGCCGGACCTCGACGCCATAGTCGTCCTGGAACTCGCGGATCATCGATTCCGGGCAGGCGGAGCCGCCGATCACGGTGCGTTTGAGTGCGGGCGCGTGCGTCGATGCCTCACGCCAGTGCGCCAACAGCATGAGCCAGATCGTCGGGACACCTGCGGCGAATGTGACGTCTTCCTCGATCAGCAGTTCGTGAATGCTGGCGCCGTCGAGTTTCGGTCCGGGAAACACGAGCTTTGCCCCCACCATCGTCGCACCATAGGGGATGCCCCAGGCGTTGACGTGGAACATGGGGACCACCGGCAGGATGACCTCGCTTTCACCCATATTCAGCACATCGGGCAGCGCGGAGGCGTAGGCGTGGATCATGGTCGATCGGTGGCTGAACAGCGCGCCTTTGGGGTTGCCGGTCGTGCCCGACGTGTAACAGAGCGACGAGGCGGTGTTCTCGTCGAACTCCGGCCAGGTCAGGTCGTCTGAGTGGCCGTCGATCAGTTCTTCGTAGCAATGGACGTTCGGCAGCCCGGTCTCGGGCATGTGCGCGCGATCTGTCATGACGATCAAGCCTTTCAGCCCGCGCAGTTCGTCGGCCACATTCTCGATCAGGGAAATGAGGTTTGCATCGACGAAGACGAAGGCGTCTTCGGCATGATTCATGATGTAGGTGAGCTGGCTCGAATGCAGGCGGGGGTTCAGCGTGTGGGTGACGGCGCCGATCCCCGACACGGCATAGTAGATTTCGAAATGGCGGTGGGTATTCCAGGCCATGGTGGCGATCCGATCACCCAGTTTCACGTCGAGCGCCCGCAGGGCGTTGGCGAGCTGGCGCGCGCGCTTGTGGGCGTCACGGTAGGTGTAGCGGTGGATCGGGCCCTCGACCGTACGGGTCACGATTTCGCGGTCACCCGATGTGAAATCGGCGTGCTCGAGCAGGCTGGAAATCAGCAACGGTTTGTCCATGATGCATCCAAGCATGGACGGTCCTCCCTATGAGTCCGGTGTTGGCCACCGGTTTGTAGGCGAAGTATCAACCGGTCCCGGCCCCGGCTCAAGGGGGCTGCAGGCTAGCCTGCCACCCGCCGCAGGAACTCGAGACAGATAGCCGCGAACCCGTCAGGGTCTTCCATCAGCGCCACGTGCCCGGTCCCTTCGAGTATCTTGAGCTCGGACCCCGGGATCTGCGCATGTATTTCGGCCGACAGATGAGGCGAGGCGATCAGATCGAGATTGGAACATGTCACGAGTGTCGGGACGGTAATGGATGGCAGGCGGTCATAGGTATCGCCCCGGATGCAGGCCTCGAGCTGGCCGATCCAGCCCGCGTTGACGGGTGATTTTTCCAGCAGGAACTGGCGGTGGGTGTCCATCTCATCGACATGGGCGTCGTAATAGGCGCTGGCGTGCAGCGCCAGCATGCTGATTTCGGCCAAGGCCACGCGTTGGTCATGCTGGGCCAGATAGAGCCGGGTTTCCTGGAATTTCTTGAGCCGCGGGCCGTTCCGGGTCCAGCTGTGGTGGATTCCGAGACTAAGGACGCGGTCGGGGTGATTGAGGGCGAGTTCCTGAGAGATATGCCCCCCCATCGAGAATCCCATCACATGGGCCTGGTCTATGCCCGCGCTGTCGAGGACATGCGCGGCGTCGTCGGCCATGTCGGCCAGACTGTAGCCGCGCTCGGGAACACTGGACGCGCCGACACCGCGATTGTCGAACACGATCGTGCGATAATTCGGCGCGAAGTGCGGAATCTGTCCCGCCCAGAAGCCGAGATCATGCCCCGTACCGCTCACCAGGATCAGGGGCGGCCCGTCCCCGTGTATCTCGAAGTTGATTTCGACGCCATCACGCGGCGGGGTCATGGGCATGGAAGAACTCCGGCTGGACTGACCCGCGCAGCATGCCCAAGCCCTGATGCGGATTCAAGGTTGTGGAACGGAAAACCGCCCCAGGCGACTGCCCGGAGCGGCTCCAAAATTTCATCCGTTACCTTCGGGTCCGCCCTGTGGCAGCCCCGGCGGCGTAAGCGCTCTAACTCGGATTTCTTTTGGCAAACAACCAGAGAATGATCGCGACCGCGATCAGACCGACCACACCGTTGTCGCCGAGTGTCTGGATCAGGCTGATCAGCTCACTCACGACGCCTCCGAAGAACGGCAATTCTCCGGTGGTCAGGATATCAAGCACGATCGCGAGGGCGATGAGCAGGAGGCCAAGCTCGGTGAGCTGGCCGACCGCCTTCTTGAACTTGTCGATCATATTTTCGGGCATTTTTTCCCCCTTATGAGTTAATTCAGACTTACAAGCCTTCGGACCACAACATTTCGTGGGCGCCGAGGAGTATCACACAACATGTTCGAAATCTGTCAAGGAGGCGAATACAGTACAAGTGTACAAAATTAAGTATATATAATAAAAAATGCTAAGGAAACTTTCTTATATACTGTATAATATTTTGTAATTTGCGTATATATTCCATAATTGTGCCAGAAATTTGGAATATATTACTATGTTAAATTGATAAGTCCGTTTTATTTACATAATTTTATTACTTGCGGCGGCGCCGATGCCGTCAATCGGACGCTGCCACTGAAGTATGCAGACTATGACGGCTCGCCATATCGAACGGGCGTTGGTCCGCGTGAAACGGATTATTCTTGGCATACATCGGTCTGGCGCCCACTAAGTGATCTTGAAGTCCTCAGGCGGTTGCATTCCCCGACCTGTCAGCGGTACATCTCGACTCTATCGTTTTCCCGGCCTTCGGCGCCTGGATAACCCGGAGAATAAGAGGTATTGGCTATGCCGGAAGCAACCATCGACAGTCGCGAGTTTCGTAACGCATTGGGCAACTTCGCGACCGGGGTCACGATCATTACGGCCAAGGGCGAGAACGGTGATCTGGTCGGGGTTACCGCCAGCTCGTTCAATTCGGTATCGCTCGATCCGCCGCTGATTCTATGGAGCCTCGATCGGAACTCGGCGAGCCTTCAGATACTCGAGGCGGCAAGCCACTTTTGTGTGCATATACTGAGCAAGGATCAGGGCGAGGAATGCATGGCATTCGCGAAGACCGGCGTTGATAAATTCGCCGACCTGGAATGTGGCGAGGGTCTGGGTGGTGCGCCTCTCATCAATGGTTGCCTGGCGCGATTCGAATGCCGAAACGTGGTGCATCATGACGGCGGAGATCACGTGATCATTGTTGGCGAAGTCGAGCGTTTCGACGTTCAGGACGGCGAGCCGCTGGTTTTCTTTCGCGGCAAGCTGAGCAATCTTGCCCCCCAGGCCGGCGACGCCTGAAGCGCGGCTTTCCGTCGCTTGCCGGGAGTCCCCCTGTTCCAGTTACCCGGCTATAATCAAAGGGCACATCCGTACAATCGGATACCCGAACAGAGGCGTTCGCGCCCACGGAGGAGAAATCGGTTATGAAAACCTTGGACCACTGGATTAACGGCGCGGCCTCTGCCGGCACATCCGATCGTATGGGACCCGTGTTCAATCCGGCGACGGGCGAGCAGGTGGCGCAGGTTCATCTGGCGAGCGGCGCGGATGTGGATTCGGCCGTCGCCGCGGCAAAGGCCGCATTGCCCGAATGGTCGGCGACGCCGCCTCTGCGGCGCGCCCGGGTCATGTTTCGCTTCAACGAGCTGATCCTGCAGCACACCGATGAACTGGCCGAGCTGATTACCCTCGAACACGGCAAGACGATCGAGGACGCCAAGGGTGACATCCTGCGCGGTCGCGAGGTCGTCGAGTACGCCTGCGGCATCCCGCACCTGCTGCGCGGAGACTTCACCGAAGATGTCGGATCCGGCGTGGACGCGTATTCCATGCGCCAAGCAGTCGGTGTGTGTGTGGGCATTACCCCGTTCAATTTTCCGGCCATGATCCCGCTTTGGATGTTCCCGCTGTCGATCGCCTGCGGAAATACCTTCATCCTCAAGCCGTCGGAACGTGACCCGTCATGTCCGTTCCGGCTGGTCGAGCTCGCCCATGAAGCCGGTGTGCCCGAAGGGGTGATCAACATGGTCAACGGCGACAAGGAGGCCGTCGATGCGCTCCTGACCCATGCCGATGTCGATGCCGTTTCCTTTGTCGGCTCGACCCCGGTGGCCTCCTACATCTACGCGACGGCTGCCGAGCACGGGAAACGCGTACAGGCCCTTGGCGGCGCGAAAAACCATATGGTCGTGATGCCCGATGCGGATCTGGATCAGGCCAGCGACGCATTGATCGGCGCGGGATACGGCTCCGCCGGCCAACGGTGCATGGCCGTCTCGGT
Encoded here:
- a CDS encoding SDR family oxidoreductase, giving the protein MRLKDKVAIVTGGSVGIGAAIAKRYAAEGATVATVYKSNDAGAAGIIKEITDAGGKGKAFKSDVSKVKNIEKLVADVIAEFGRVDILVNNAGVFRTVPVMETTEEIWDEQLDLNLKGYFFMVKSLVPHFRENDGGKVVNISSIAGTGAFPNCPGYCASKGGVVNMTRALAAELGKEKINVNSIAPGNVATPLNAHLRGPGNEEYMELMKTFTPTGIDFIDPEDMTGTAVFLATEDSRMIHGETVIVDAGWSVW
- a CDS encoding MFS transporter — protein: MLNREGAHFLLLNVGHFFDHLFMLIFATAAALALSRDWGMSYGQLITYATPGFIAFAVFTIPAGWLADRWSREGMMAVFFIGIGASSALTALADTPLQMAFGLFAIGMFAAIYHPVGIALVVHGRTRTGVPIAVNGVFGNLGVASAALITALLIDNIGWRSAFVWPGLVSMALGLVYIAVVRGRSHEAQARARPDAVGGAASLTLDRGTMIRVLVIVLVTSSLGGLIFQSTTFSLPKVFDEQLGDLAVSATAVGSYAFLAFAIASVGQLVVGYLVDRMPVRRVFMVVAALQAALFSLMPGLSGWSALLVAVAFMFAVFSQIPINDVLIGRVARSDWRARVYALRYTINFSIIASSVPLIGWIHGRWGFDTLFVLLAITAVGILTAASLLPALRFATAPAE
- a CDS encoding nitroreductase family protein translates to MADAPDIDELLQLRFDDAPQDIPDAPDAALWHSIANHQSCRSYTDTPLSPDLVRQLCALALASPTKSDLQQRDIIIVEDPDKRAAINALFPGSPWIADAPVFLVFCGNNRRLRQIHERHGHPFENDHLDAFFNAGVDAGIALSAFVLAADAAGLGTCPISTIRDHLETVNALLGLPDWVFPVAGMTLGWPARTPRINLRLPLAATVHTDTYDDDVQWDAIEAYDARRANLRPYGSQREPDRFGTRDPYTWSEDKARQYNEPQRTDFGAYIRKKGFKLN
- a CDS encoding 3-(methylthio)propionyl-CoA ligase, whose translation is MLGCIMDKPLLISSLLEHADFTSGDREIVTRTVEGPIHRYTYRDAHKRARQLANALRALDVKLGDRIATMAWNTHRHFEIYYAVSGIGAVTHTLNPRLHSSQLTYIMNHAEDAFVFVDANLISLIENVADELRGLKGLIVMTDRAHMPETGLPNVHCYEELIDGHSDDLTWPEFDENTASSLCYTSGTTGNPKGALFSHRSTMIHAYASALPDVLNMGESEVILPVVPMFHVNAWGIPYGATMVGAKLVFPGPKLDGASIHELLIEEDVTFAAGVPTIWLMLLAHWREASTHAPALKRTVIGGSACPESMIREFQDDYGVEVRHAWGMTEMSPLGTVSIPKPSMTDKTTRLRQQTKQGRPVFGVEMRITDDAGKALPHDGKAFGDLQVRGPWIIDNYFKLENSEVRNTEGWFATGDVATIDPDGYMEITDRSKDVIKSGGEWISSIEIENLAMSHPDVAQAAVIGVPHPKWDERPLLIVVPAAEEQPSHAELTAFMRDKLAKWCLPDDTVYIDELPLGATGKVLKTRLREQFGDHQLPDA
- a CDS encoding alpha/beta fold hydrolase, translating into MPMTPPRDGVEINFEIHGDGPPLILVSGTGHDLGFWAGQIPHFAPNYRTIVFDNRGVGASSVPERGYSLADMADDAAHVLDSAGIDQAHVMGFSMGGHISQELALNHPDRVLSLGIHHSWTRNGPRLKKFQETRLYLAQHDQRVALAEISMLALHASAYYDAHVDEMDTHRQFLLEKSPVNAGWIGQLEACIRGDTYDRLPSITVPTLVTCSNLDLIASPHLSAEIHAQIPGSELKILEGTGHVALMEDPDGFAAICLEFLRRVAG
- a CDS encoding flavin reductase family protein — protein: MPEATIDSREFRNALGNFATGVTIITAKGENGDLVGVTASSFNSVSLDPPLILWSLDRNSASLQILEAASHFCVHILSKDQGEECMAFAKTGVDKFADLECGEGLGGAPLINGCLARFECRNVVHHDGGDHVIIVGEVERFDVQDGEPLVFFRGKLSNLAPQAGDA
- a CDS encoding CoA-acylating methylmalonate-semialdehyde dehydrogenase codes for the protein MKTLDHWINGAASAGTSDRMGPVFNPATGEQVAQVHLASGADVDSAVAAAKAALPEWSATPPLRRARVMFRFNELILQHTDELAELITLEHGKTIEDAKGDILRGREVVEYACGIPHLLRGDFTEDVGSGVDAYSMRQAVGVCVGITPFNFPAMIPLWMFPLSIACGNTFILKPSERDPSCPFRLVELAHEAGVPEGVINMVNGDKEAVDALLTHADVDAVSFVGSTPVASYIYATAAEHGKRVQALGGAKNHMVVMPDADLDQASDALIGAGYGSAGQRCMAVSVAVAVGDDTADALVEKLVPKIEELKIGPGSASDIEMGPVVTKQAHDRILSLIDQGVADGATLAVDGRGLKLQGYENGYFMGGTLFDHVTEDMSIYTEEVFGPVLALVRAKDYESALDMVNRNEYGNGTAIFTKDGDAARDFAERVLIGMVGVNVPIPVPVAYHSFGGWKRSLFGDTHMHGMEGVRFYTRLKAVTSRWPKSGVREGHSLTMPTMQ